A stretch of Dasypus novemcinctus isolate mDasNov1 chromosome 14, mDasNov1.1.hap2, whole genome shotgun sequence DNA encodes these proteins:
- the LOC139436388 gene encoding uncharacterized protein — PPSPPSPPPPPSSPPTPPPPPTPPSPPPPPPPSPPPSPPSPPSPPPSPPPPPPPPPPSPPSPPPPPPSPPSPSPPPPPSPSPPPPSPPPPPSPPPPPPSPSPPPSPSAPPSPSAPPPPPSPPPPPPPSPPPSPPPPPSPPPSPPPPPSPSPPPPSPPPPPSPPPPPSPPSPPPPPPPPPPSPPPPSSPPSPPPSPPPPPPPPSPPSPPPPPSPPPPPPPPPSPPPPPSPPPSPPPPPSPPPPLPSPPPPPPPPSPPPPPSPPSPPPPPPPPPPPSPPPPSSPPSPPPSPPPPPPPPPPSPPPPPSPPPSPPPPPPPPSPP, encoded by the exons ccaccatcaccaccatcaccaccaccaccaccatcatcaccaccaacaccaccaccaccaccaacaccaccatcaccaccaccaccaccaccaccatcaccaccaccatcaccaccatcaccaccatcaccaccaccatcaccaccaccaccaccaccaccaccaccaccatcaccaccatcaccaccaccaccaccaccatcac caccttcaccatcaccaccaccaccaccatcaccatcaccaccaccaccatcaccaccaccaccaccatcaccaccaccaccaccaccatcaccatcaccaccaccatcaccatcagcaccaccatcaccatcagcaccaccaccaccaccatcaccaccaccaccaccaccaccatcaccaccaccatcaccaccaccaccaccatcaccaccaccatcaccaccaccaccaccatcaccatcaccaccaccaccatca ccaccaccaccaccatcaccaccaccaccaccatcgccaccatcaccaccaccaccaccaccaccaccaccaccatcaccaccaccaccttcatcaccaccatcaccaccaccatcaccaccaccaccaccaccaccaccatcaccaccatcaccaccaccaccaccatcaccaccaccaccaccaccaccaccaccatcaccaccaccaccaccatcaccaccaccatcaccaccaccaccaccatcaccaccac caccactaccatcaccaccaccaccaccaccaccaccatcaccaccaccaccaccatcaccaccatcaccaccaccaccaccaccaccaccaccaccaccatcaccaccaccaccttcatcaccaccatcaccaccaccatcaccaccaccaccaccaccaccaccaccaccatcaccaccaccaccaccatcaccaccaccatcaccaccaccaccaccaccaccaccatcaccacca